In Cryptomeria japonica chromosome 5, Sugi_1.0, whole genome shotgun sequence, the genomic window CATAGAGACACAATCTTTACTAACTATATCATGAGAGATGTCATCACGAGGGTATGATTAGGTGGACACAAAGCTATAGTGATGAATGATACACAAATTAAAGATTATTCCATAAATCAAATTGTGTGCATCCGACATATATGATGGCAaagagatatctatgaaaatttaaatttgcaTTAAATATATGAATATTCATAAtaactaaatttaaaaattagcAAAAAAGGATACTTAAGAACCTTTGGGGTATTTAGTTAGTGTTCGTTGAAATATAGACATAAAATTACACCCTACAAATATATCCAGGGCTTCTAAATTAAtgagaataattaaatataatGAGATGCAAGATAAATAGCTAAAGTCAATTACATGATAGAGATTAGGATCCAAAAAATTAATAGTGTGAGGACTTAGCTTGATTTTGAGGGTCAATAGAGAGTTTGAATATGTTTTGAACATAACTTTTTAACCCAGTTTAGAGTCACTTAAAATTGGATGCATTAGAAACATAACGACATAATTTGAACTAGGCCCTCATAACATTATGAAGAGACTAGGCTATAGTTGTGGACCTATCCTGAATAGAATGTGTCTTGTTTTTTTAGATTCATCCTAAGTAGAAGGAAACCTTTGGTACCTACAAAATATTCTCATTTGGATGATGTTTGTGTAAGAAAATTGGGTGATGCAAAGTGTTTCATTATTTTGAGCATAATTTTTTAACCATAGCTTAGAATCACTTAAAATTGGATACATTAGAAGCAAAATGATAAAATTTGAAGTAGGATTCCTTACTAATTTTACGAAGGAACTAGGTTGCAAACACAAATTTGTTCTAAGAAACATGGTTCTATCTTGATGCAATAGTTCTATCTTAAGTAAAAACAACCTTTAGTCCTTGTCGAAGATATTTGAAGTAAATGACATTTACATAAGAAAACTGGGTGGTGTAGAGTTGTTCACTATTTTGAGCATAATTTTTTAACCTTAGCTTAGATTCACTTAAAATTGGATGCATTGGAAGCATAACAATGAAGTTTGAACTATGATATGTCATATTTTTTATGGAGGGACTAGGCTATAGTTATAGATTTGCCCTAAGGATGTGGTTATGTTTTGATGTAGCGATTTCATTTGTTAGTAGAACAAACCTTGGGTACATGTATAAGGTGTTCATTTGGATCATATATATGCGACATAAAATTTGAAAGCTCTAAGAAACACCTTTCAAACTTGTTACACAAATGTCAAAATGTGAAGTTTCCTTAAACATAAATTAGATTCCTTAATTGATTTAATAGTGAATGAAAAAAGTGACATTCAATATCAATTACTAATTATCATATCCAATGCAAATTTGTAACTAAGTTATATATGATTGAAAATTAACAATATTTTTTACAATTTATATTCAATAAGATTAAACTCATCAGATTTCTATAGTCTATGTTTGTTCTAAATGATTTCTAGATTCAAGTATGCCAAGTATTTTGTATCATTGCTCCAAATCACACTTATGATCCACCATCAAAACTAAATAGAACaactatgaaaaataaataaatataataatcctTTAAAATACACATACATAACTCCAAACAATTTAAACATAGAATAATTTAAAACATGTGTACAAAGGGTATTATAAAACTAGAGGACAAAGGTAGAATTATGTAGTTTTCTCCTCTCCgtaaatatatatgtttttaacCTTTTCTCTCacactttaaataaataaataatgtcatTCACAGCCAATGAAAGACTGCCACATCATGATCAGTCTGCACCGTCGATCACATCTAACAATGACTGAGATTTTACCTCGATGTGACTAACACGAATTTCATAACCTCCTTTTGGAACCAAAATAGACACGTCCAAGAAAGAGCACTGTAGTTGGCGCCAAATTTGGTAAAATTCAATCAAAACGCGCCATTGTAGTTTTCTACAGATACTGTACCTGAAAGTACGTGAGGCAAGCTATATATACAAGCATAGATGTAACTGATGTCTTATCGAACAGAAAAATCGGGGTTTGAAGCAGGAGAAGTTTCTTTCAGGGTTtaatattcagggttagggttTTGAGAGACAGCGTTAGGGTTTTGAGATAGAGGATTGGACGATGCAGGTTCCTAAAGTAGGAGTTGCAGTGTTTGTGGTGAGGGGAGAGAGCGTGCTCGTGGGGCGCCGACGCTCCTCCATCGGCCATGCCACCTTTGCGCTTCCCGGTGGCCATCTCGAATTCGGTTCGATTCTCAACCCCAATTCCTCAAAATGTTCTGAGAATTCCATCTCCTTTTCATTACGCATGCTTTATTTGCTTGCCCTTATGAATGTACAGGGGAAAGTTGGGAAGAGTGTGCAGCCCGCGAGGTGTTGGAGGAAACAGGGATGTCCATCCATAACATCGAGTTTGCAACAGTTACAAATAACGTAATGGTAAAAGAAGAACTCAGGCCTTCTCATTATGTTATCATTTTTATGCGGGCTGAGTTGAGCGATTTAAGCCAACACCCACAAACTCTAGAGCCTGACAAGTGCGATGGGTGGGAGTGGGTGGAATGGGGAAGTTTACCCACTCCTATGTTTAAGCCTCTCCAGGCTTTGGTTGACACTGGATTTTCTCCCTTTAAAATTCAGTCATAGGCATATGCCCTGGCTTTCCTTTTTTGTAATGCTTCCTCAGTTGAAAATTTGCATTCTTAAGGGGAATTTTATGCAGTTAGTTTAGGCTTTACCATGTAAGGCTGTCTACGGCACTTTTTAATGTTGATATTGTTCAATAGAATTTGATGGGTGTGTTTCAATCACCATTTTCAAAACCCACATGTAGTTGAACTGTGAAGTAGGCTATTATGGCCTATTCCCTGTGCAATGTTTTTGTCATAATGAAATTTTATTGTGCTCCAACCTTAATGGTGGATTTCTATGCATTATTGCTAATGAGGCAATTATTTGTGATCGTAGCTTGATATGCCATTTTCTATGCTAGAGACAGACTAGTTTCGTGATCTAAGCTTGATGTTGGGTTTCCTATGCATCAAAGGcaataatgtttttgttttttaaagtgATCTAAGTTTGATGGCACACCCTTCTGCTTTAATTGCTATTAGGCAATTGTTTTTCTATGACCTAGGGGTTAGTGGTGCATTATGggcaaaaatatatatatttttttcttgtaTTCAATTTATAGGTGCATTCCTTATAGCCAATTTCTTTCTGCGATTTAGGTACGATGGTGTATTCCTTTTGCATTATTGGCAATGTTCCAATTGAGTATATGCTTCTGGATTCTATTGTgagaatttttgcatcaacgtttcggatcacaccccgtgatccatcatcaggatgatagagagcataaggagaaatgGGTAATTGCAGACCAAGACaaactaaagagagagagaaagaggtggAATCTTACCcatttctccttatgctctctatcatcctgatgatggctcacagagtgtgatccgaaaagTTGATGCAAAAATTCTCACACTATCGAATCCAGAAACATACACTCaattgaatggattgtggaaatttactGATGTTGAATGCTCCAATTTTTAAGTCCTGTTCTAGCATCCATCCTCCACGGTTTATTAAAACGTATCATAATATGATGCTTTTTTTGTTTAACTTTCTCTTCACAAAGAGTCGAATGTTTGAAAAATTTACTGAGCACAGACATTAAGGAGGCTCTTGGAACAGAAGGATATACTACATTGACTCTGGAACTATATAAATATACTGTAGAGAAGCAACGCAAGGCAAATTGAAATGCATGTAAAGGACGTGCAAAGAGATTGGCATCAAAATAAAAAGCAGGAAGGAAATTGTTGTGCAGGAGGTTAACAAAGCCTGCCCTTTGCTACTGGGAAGGAGTGTGTGGACTGAACTTTGATAAGTAAGTGGGGAGAAATTGGAGGTAAGCAAGTCTAAAAGCAGTGTGATTTTTAAGGATGTGGTTCCATGCAAGGAAGGGGCTTTGGGGTCCAAAATTATTTAGGGATAGATCCCATGTAATGAAGGGACTAGGAATTTTATCTTGGAAAATTCAAGCCCTTGTATTTTTGCTTTCATACTTTCGTCCTATACCTGTGGGTTGGGGCTAGGAATTTTTCTCACCAGTTTAATGATTTTTAATCGACGTGACATCATCAAAAGGCATCTGAAATTACAATTTCTTACCAGTAAATTTGAGATAAGTTTTGAAGATTTTTCTGAAGATTTAAATTTCTCTCAGTTTTCAAACAAATTATAGAGCTAGCGGTTTCCCAAAAACCCTCAGCTAAAATGTTAGTCATTAGCTATTCCTACAAAATCCATGGGTTTCTGCCTGATTGTAAAAAATGATTAAACATTTTCCATTCCCTTTGACCTTCTCTTGGTCAATCCTTGGATGTTATAATATAAtatcagagagagagagattagatgTATAGCATGTGTTGAGTTTTTTTGTATCAGGGAGGGAAACATCAACACTAGTTTTTGCCATTCaccagatttttttgaattttctatctaAAGTAATTATTGTAAGAAATTTTAATTTAAGCTTGGCAGATAAGTATAGGCAGTAAGTTTATATTGAAAAATTTGGCAAGAGATTGAGGGTGGGGTCCCATGGATATGATTTCAAAACACAAAAGTCCTTTCACAATTTAGAATGATTTAGAGTCCAAGGCCTTGATATCAACTATTTTTGACGAGTTAGATTTGCATAGGAAAACAAGGGATCCAACAGAAGAATTGCCTAAGAATCTAAGAGTTCGATGTCAAGACGCTAGCAATAGTAGGATTAGAAGACTGAGCTGCACTCAAATAGCTGCTTTGTTGCTGTAAGCATTGTTACGTAAGTAAACATGATGTTTATGTTTTTACCGTAAGCAATGAATGCTACGTTCATCTACCGTGCTAAACTAATTGTCCAACTAGATGAGGTTGCATGGGTAGGGGCTGGGGCTTCTGTTTTTCCTGTGCATATCACCACTGAAGCGTAATGCCTAGCGAACAGGAAATTTAGAATGTACCTAAAAAAGGAGTGCATATATTTTTAGTAGGAAGGTTTGTACGATAGGTGTTTGAGGTTTTCCACAGACGTAGAGAAATTTTGGGATACGTACATCGACCTGACAACTTCTTCactattataatttttaaataaagttctcttaaattattaaaaaaaatcgaAGTCAAAGAGTGAGTTTTTAATACCATGAGCTCATGTTCATGAAAGTTTGAGTAGCACCTGAGGAATTATACAAGTGTATTTCTGTGATCTTGTTCAAATTTTAGAGGGGTGAGGTATGTATGTTTCTATTATAGAATAATTAGGTGTCTTTTGTAAGGAGTATGGGGTAGTCTTATATTACTATAAATTATCTGTAAACCCAAAAACAGATTGTCTCGTACTGTGgactataaaaggatccatttccatttccatttctatTTTCATGATGGGTATTGTCTTCTAGCAATTTGGAGTGAAGTCAGTTTCTTAAATAACATTTGAGTGTATGAGCATTATTTTTTTTATAGTACTTTGTCTAAAAAATGTATTTTTaactcatttatttattttttgcttttAAAAATCTTTATTATTATATGATCTTAATTTTTATGGTGTTGGGTTTTTCACTTGGTAAAAATTGATTTTTGGTGTGTTTTTGTGTCAAACATATTTTTAGTAGTTCAATGATTATTTAATTGGAAGAGAATGATGATTTGTGATTTCTTTATCCTCGTAACGGAAAATCATTTTCCTTTCTTTAACTTTATATTCTATGTGATGTTAAACCATGATGCAGTGGTAACATGCTATTCTCATTCAATGGATTTGTTGGTTTAATCTAGAGGCAAAAGACTTGGCTCAAAGTTCAAACTAGAGGTACACAAAACTTTAGGATGAGAGGTAAGGAGATGgctttttttgattggtaatgttttatttttgaaacaaTCATACAAGATACTTAATCCATCATTGTTGATGCAAAAAGTTAGATCATGCTATCACTTGATGGCTTGATTTTCCATGGTTTCTAAAATGAAATAAAGGCTAGTCTTTCCATACAACAATTTAATGTACGAGTTTAAGCATTTCACATTTAAGTTGACAAATAATAAGTGGTTGGAAAAGGGTTTGACTAGAGCacctaattaaatttgaatttgaaaacttgAGGGTCAAATTTGTAGTCGTGGATTTGACTTAAAATAGGAAATGGGGAATTTGTAGATTGGATCTAGATCTTTGGGAATGCTTGAAGTCAGAGTTAGTCAAGGCTCTAATTAATTGATAGTTGTATATTAGTCACTGTATGTAATAAATGAGTAAAAATGGGTTCAAAACAAAAGAGAAAACTTTTCACTATTAGTATCAATGAATAAATGtaaaaacattaacaaaaaataataatcataaaaCAAGTTaataataattacatcatataataagcttatttaatattttttgataAGTTTGAGGGATTCTATTGGGACCTTTGCCCATGACAAAGAAAAACTTTGTTGCATTTAACTAGATCAAGATATTAAACTACAAACATAGAATCCTTCAACGTTTTAAGCTACATAAGAAAGATTTGAATGTGGTTGAATTTGACAAAAGGATGGTTGGATGTGTTGCTTATGAATTTGTGTAGAAGAAAATTAATGTCCTATGTATGATTTGAATGAAGTGTtgtgcatttttgttttgtttcatgtGTTTAGAAAATTTTAAGCTATGTTATTATTGATAAGATATGAATAGCAAGCCAAAGAAATTTGAGATAGCCTCAATTATTTGTTtgtttaatttcaaattttcaatgttcatcAAATGCGTGTGTATTGTTCATTCTCATGGTGCAAATTATGGAGTTCAAGTAAAGCTTTAGGTTTGTGGATGACACATTGAATTTTTTGTACACCTCTCAATCAAATTTGTGCCAAAATGTTTAATAGTTTGTGGGAGTTGGTTTGATGCATCTCTTTGCTTGAGAGAAGATATCTCATTTGGAGTTTAATCAATAATTGATTTGTTTGTAGAAACCACTATTTGATAAGAGAAGGTGCTTGATTTGTTTAAAACTAGTGAATGTGGCATGGAttgcaaaaatcaacaatctcaCGTGAATCAAATAATAGTCCAAGATAATTAATTTTGCATGTAAAAAGGCAAATATAAATATGTCGTTTTGAAATTTAACATAATAATGTGCAATATATGGTTAAATAAACTAAGATCTCAATCTTAGGTTTTCTATGAGGGCTTTTAATGTTAGTGTCCTATTTGCTAGATTGGTAAAATGCTTTATAACTACCAATTTTGACCTTTTTAACACAACCTCCCTATTCACTGCCTTCTTACATTAAGtctcaaatatttttaaaaaataaataataaaaaatggtgTTTCCATCGACATGAGCGTTTCATTTTGTATAATTTGACATGCTTGGAGACAATACTTTATTTATAatctatataatttaattaattaataaaaaaataggaTTGCAAGGTGAATGCCACCCCTTTATCCTAACATTTTTCCACACGACCTTTGCATTACAAgacaaaagaaaattaaaaaattaaatcatgCTTAAAGAGGCAAGATCGTGACATCTCACCAATTGAATTTATTTGTGCTTATTGGCATAGTGAGAGAATTTGCAGCATTAACCAAAGTGTCAACCTTTTGTACAATGAATTTTGCAacattcaattattttgcaaaaaAAGAGATATTGGACATCAATATGGTTTGTATAagcatgataattttttttttttgccaaattgATCACTCTAGTTGTCACATTCAATCTTGACATATCTACACTCAAAGCAATATGTAAACACAATCTTTGCAACCTAATAGTCTCCTTACAAGGAAATGTTGCAACTTGTATTTTGCTTCTATGTTGGACAACACAATTATCTTGTCAATTACTCATTCAATTGATAGCTCTTGCAAGCAAACTAGACACAATTTTTTCCGGACCTCTTGCTCTCTAAATTGTTGGTACAATCTAAATCAACAAAGTCTTATATATCAGGCAACTTGTTTGCATCATTAGCCCCATGAAAGTAAATACAATAGTCAAAAGTCCCTCAcaaaatatttgatttttaaaaaataagtACTATACTCTCTATTAAGGTTAGATATAAACCTACTAAAAATTGTCATTTCTTGGACAATATTTGGTTTTATACAAGAAATAACATATAAAATATTAAGCATATCATTCAAATCACCAAAACTTAGGATATTGATCCAATTATAATTTAGTATTGATAAGTAAAGTAATACTTATTGGCTTATAGTCTTGCATAGAAAAGCTCTATAAGATGGTTTGAACATATTTAGTTTGACTCAAACAAACCTTTATTGGCTTATAGTCTTGCATAAAAAGTTCTATAAGATGGTTTGAACATATTTAGTTTGACTCAAACAAACCTTTTTGCCAATTTGATCCCTACTAATACCCATACCTAGACTATACTTTGTAGCTACCAAAACTTAAATTTTATAGGCATCAAATAATTGAGTTATGAGCTCCTTGATTAGTTTCTTATTGTTTCTAATGTAAATATTATCAACAAATaggagaatgattaataattggtaatcaatcaatttgaaataaacacaatgatcataTTCACTCTTAACAAACACCCAAATTTTAATACCAAATCCATAAAAATTGCTTTAGACTATGCAATGATTGTTTAAAATTGCAAAAGACGCTTTCCTCTTTTACCATAAAACCATCAAGTTGTTTCGTATATTCTTCTTCACAATGTACACACAAGTTTTATGTCCATTTGTTCTACTTCTAAAATATAAGTAACAACAATAAAAAGTATGAATTTATTAGACTTTAATTTTGCAGTGGGAGAAAAAGTTCCACCAAAGTTGACTCACTCAACATGGGAGTGATCTTTTATGCATTGTACTTTTCCGACTATTAATATGCTTCATTTTTTTCCTTAAATATCCACATGCAACCAATGCAGGAGCATCAGTtcgctttttgtttttgtttttcttgtttcttttattCCGTTTTGTGGTTTGTGCACAAGTTTGATTTGTTGAGTCGTTAGGGTcgacttcttttccttttcctcaTTCGACATATTGCCTAAGTTTGGGGGTATCTCCTTGGTTGTGTTTTTTTGGAGGAGGATCTCTCACCTCCAATCATCTCCCTTTTGCAAGATACAGTTTGTGGCAGTTAGGAGCATTTGAAAAATGATGTGTGCAACAGTGAGAAAGGGGAGACCGATTGGGTGAGTACGTATAGAATCTCGAGCCACCCCTACAATTTGATGGAGCTGAAATGGCTATGGCCACCGGGGGGCTCGCTGTCGCTCTCCATCCCCCAACCCCCCGCCCCCCCCTCTATATAACCAGAGGGTTGGTTAGTTCGCCGACGGCCCTATATTCTATGGGCTCGGGGTTCATCGGGTGCATCCCCCCACCCCGCTACTAGAACAACGGTTTGGTCCCCAGGGGTTCGGTATGCTAGAATCTATACCCATTGGTTCGGTTGAGGCCACTCCAGATGGAGTTCGACGAATTCTATAGAAGGGGGGGACGCCTGGCAGAACGGATTATGGGGGTGTGTCATTGGTTCCTAGAGAGAGCAATACAAGAACAACAGGCAAAGGATCGAGTGAACTGGTATTTGGCTTGTGTTATTTTAATAAAGATGGCTATTAAATTGATTGTAACCATCCTTCTATATATCGCAGAAATAAGATCATCATTTGTGGGTGTTTTGTTTTGATTTGCTGATTGTCTCAAGACAaattatgaaatgatttgcatttgttcatgttttttttttcctaACACATAAACGAATAGTTAGTTGTTATATTTAATTCCTGCCAAATTTAAGAGTTTATGTCACCGATCAAAGTTCTTGCCACTTTGGGCAGAGGTAGTTTGCCattattttggtatcagagcaataaGATATTGGGAGCATGGGGATTGGATAGAATGCCACCAAGAAGGATCCATAGAGGTGGATGAAGAGTTCATGAAGAAGGGATTTTTGAATTGTTGTAGAACTTGTCGGCAAGAATGGATGCTAGGGAGTAGCACAAAGGAGAGGTGTAGTAGCTGACGATGTTAGTGACATTAAAGAAGAAGAGGAACCACAAGCTGTTGATGGTGCTCAAGTAGAATCAAAAGGAGTTGAAGAAAGATTGCTAATAGTAATCATAGGTGTTGGAGCCAAACCAAGGATAAAGTTTCCCACGTATTCAAGAAGCCTCAATGGAGAGGAACTCATTGATTGGATCAATTATCTTGACAA contains:
- the LOC131074933 gene encoding nudix hydrolase 1, whose protein sequence is MQVPKVGVAVFVVRGESVLVGRRRSSIGHATFALPGGHLEFGESWEECAAREVLEETGMSIHNIEFATVTNNVMVKEELRPSHYVIIFMRAELSDLSQHPQTLEPDKCDGWEWVEWGSLPTPMFKPLQALVDTGFSPFKIQS